The following proteins are co-located in the Cryptosporidium parvum Iowa II chromosome 6, whole genome shotgun sequence genome:
- a CDS encoding transcription factor with central bZIP transcription factor domain: IKMNNQNITPKKHKYVNENSSQMLNYENELNGKLISPPYTSDESSHSNHQSNDRLNHQHNLRHINSYRASISTNNTLSSPRSSEVIGEMIYDSGNNSVDIGKNMIGVNKENYILMNHENEKNIPSNSKSSISQNIDDLVIQRISSSKRKRMRRIPSSSRNISSKIEMEINHQKSLININNDEPNTRNYNPSSFKFTSLIDTNSEEFNSMPHSMQKKILQMIRNRQSAQKHRDKQKIERQNLIQENISLRAKIVELTNELQELRAKQFAILEQEGMLSHIKNGYRFTNYNMNTQLSNINGNIIASKRIDNINNCVNNRNSLGNEDTEINHHNIICNDNLLNEKSKTKIDNIGVKNQEIDCGFDFAPVDEYSNIGIWNSICDTGHGNTTTNGNHHLTANNSNIVRSNNFCNQLTIHPNIDVLPWIGSVGVGGVVTWNKQNNFVEDMLISSK, from the coding sequence ataaagatgaataATCAAAACATTACTCCAAAAAAACACAAATATGTGAATGAAAATTCCAGTCAAATGTTGaattatgaaaatgaattgaatggaaaattaatatctcCTCCATATACAAGCGATGAAAGTAGTCATTCAAATCATCAAAGCAATGATCGACTTAATCATCAACATAATTTAAGACATATTAATAGTTATAGGGCTTCAATATCCACAAATAATACATTAAGCTCACCAAGAAGCAGTGAAGTCATTGGTGAAATGATATATGATTCAGGTAACAATAGTGTTGATATTGGTAAGAATATGATAGGAGTGAATAAAGAAAACTACATTCTAATGAATCATGAAAATGagaaaaatattccaaGTAATAGCAAATCATCAATTAGTCAAAATATCGATGATCTTGTCATACAAAGAATTAGTAGTagcaaaagaaaaagaatgagAAGAATTCCATCATCTTCTAGAAATATATCATCTAAAATAGAAATGGAAATCAATCATCAAAAGagtttaattaatattaacaatgATGAACCAAACACAAGAAATTACAACCCAAGCTCATTTAAATTCACTTCCTTGATTGATACAAATTctgaagaatttaattctatGCCTCACTCAATGcagaagaaaatattacaaatgaTTAGAAATAGACAATCAGCTCAAAAACATAGagataaacaaaaaattgaaagacaaaatttaatacaagaaaatatatctCTAAGAGCAAAAATTGTTGAATTGACTAATGAATTACAAGAACTTAGAGCTAAACAATTTGCTATACTTGAACAAGAGGGAATGCTTTCACATATTAAAAATGGATATAGATTTACTAATTATAATATGAATACTCAActaagtaatattaatggaaatatTATCGCAAGTAAAAGAATTGAtaacattaataattgtgtTAACAATAGAAATAGTCTTGGAAATGAAGATACAGAAATCAATCATcacaatattatttgtaatgaTAATTTACTCAATGAAAAAAGTAAGACTAAGATAGATAATATTGGAGttaaaaatcaagaaattgATTGTGGATTTGATTTTGCTCCTGTTGATGagtattcaaatattggGATATGGAATTCCATATGTGATACTGGTCATGGTAATACTACTACCAATGGTAATCATCATTTAACTGctaataatagtaatattgtAAGAAGTAACAACTTTTGCAATCAATTAACAATACATCCTAATATTGATGTATTACCTTGGATTGGTAGTGTTGGTGTTGGTGGAGTTGTTACATGgaataaacaaaataattttgtcGAAGACATGCTTATAAGCagtaaataa
- a CDS encoding protein phosphatase-1 regulatory subunit 7 alpha2 produces the protein MNSEKEIKQDNSQNVSKDSESEEEPIKSLRIGIDYPVYDDDEEINIQCGRIGEIENLSKCKELRSLMLISNHIRKIKNLDELIQLKTLELYQNKIKKIENLEKLVNLEVLDLSFNRIKKLENLENQNKLKKLFLTNNKIKIIQGLNNNKELKLLELGSNDIRIIENIDHLSELEELWLGKNKITTLDDIPLFQNIKIISLQSNRIVNWSINFSKNVNNVQELYLSDNQLISPDEVYFDSFQNLKVLDLGGNKIQNLEAISKIESLEELWINDNDICDINQLELLKNLRNLQTLYLERNPIQNQLGPAYRLTVIKIVPWITQLDAIPINRSGEIHFIQSSS, from the coding sequence ATGAATTCTGAGAAAGAAATCAAACAAGATAATTCACAAAATGTGTCTAAAGATAGTGAAAGTGAAGAAGAACCAATAAAAAGTTTGAGAATTGGAATAGACTATCCAGTatatgatgatgatgaagaaattaatatacaATGTGGAAGAATTGGTGAAATCgaaaatttatcaaaatgCAAGGAACTAAGATCCCTGATGttaatttcaaatcatATAAGAAAAATCAAGAATCTGGATGAATTAATACAATTGAAAACTTTGGAGCTTTAccaaaacaaaattaaaaaaattgaaaatttagAGAAATTGGTTAATTTGGAGGTTTTAGATTTGTCGTTTAATCGAATAAAAAAGCTAGAGAATCttgaaaatcaaaataagcTTAAAAAGCTGTTTCtaacaaataataagatTAAAATCATACAAggattaaataataataaagaattaaaattactAGAACTTGGAAGTAATGATATCAGAATTATTGAGAATATTGATCATTTAAGTGAGCTGGAGGAACTTTGGcttggaaaaaataaaatcacTACTTTAGATGATATCccattatttcaaaatatcaaaataataagttTACAGAGTAACCGTATTGTAAATTGGTCaattaatttctcaaaaaatGTGAATAATGTCCaagaattatatttaagtGATAATCAGTTAATTAGTCCAGATGAAGTCTACTTTGATTCTTTTCAGAATTTAAAAGTCTTAGATTTGGGtggaaataaaattcaaaatttggaaGCTATATCCAAGATTGAATCTTTAGAAGAGCTTTGGATTAATGATAACGATATATGTGATATTAATCAGCTTGAACTTTTAAAAAACTTAAGAAATCTCCAAACCTTATATTTGGAAAGAAATCCTATTCAAAACCAGTTAGGGCCTGCATATAGACTAACTGTTATTAAAATTGTACCTTGGATTACTCAACTGGATGCAATACCAATTAATCGAAGTGGagaaattcattttattcaatcttcttcttaa
- a CDS encoding conserved protein with 6 transmembrane domain translates to MDMSDFVFKDGGKRPIVKTIPGGGTSGSPTSPGSPIFGAGTSGGGSRAPMPKFSGGSGSSPRSSITPLSPQRSSSFKRNSSLSGSNLGVDSKANNLFGMNKPMKVSPKNQNGSKYSTKNSFPIITKAKQTPGGSTENKYNTSNATPTPLLVKKISTDKEVNSAQPSPRKSLRLQPDYNKDEDLNERRHPTNDELRLFSVPPASSDERKNVPKKFQSRGRDLTESEFPHSNKPGEKRTSTSLYSKAGGAVLGGTEVINGMEVIMPSDEVQERKIGNDQFSNQHKNSLNRGDSFSGNKVVVDIPNPNDTRPRNSILNTKIVPKHNKNSAPVIVPVPVPVPASAQTPVPTPAPAPAPAPAPNSIQTRLSSNGNISKSSGMNNLRRSISKKKGFKTIVEAMVNIEPEENDENNGNQGAISGLGVPIVLGNNNNLLGPDGLTIPTTNHRVSESQVVNYDEELANEGKAVGRTSVQMVKMGEIQNQQQKLKSSTSLEHGNTFKLDEHGLTGHLKWLYGEETQIDIAVGPYAKELPLDAIKVDKSYHVSELDPISQTKIASKFRKWVNPIHGRIFVVLTTSFALVGVFFQSLIYNRLNKWDNGNCGGVYVESFSMNSMLGPCSKTLSALGGLVVNELRQGEMIRMFWAMWMHTGFIHIGFNVISQAQLGYMIEPDWGILRFFLLFFLSGVGGNLAVAVISPCSLTVGSSGGLFGITAASIPYTFENWNNLPAPMFMFIFSLFSLIIGMILSFTGVTNPWAHIGGFVVGILYTFATMKACKGCSPEDRLDRYNRMAALPLFRLFMKQDKEWINRQLEEKKIRKIEKRNAKIAEQWRKNQRIKKNALIKQMKIEQIQGEITDSLGLIVDENGIKRRTDLTILIDRIPTEKIPIKNKIKIYFKNRIKSLREKKLLWTFRILSGILLLFYFVIGWLGTFYPPLYWPNPIGVISFSDGATSCGCCYVNDVYTCGSNPEFIKWCESKGSSAQPKRTVFGYDFS, encoded by the coding sequence ATGGATATGTCCGATTTTGTTTTCAAAGATGGAGGAAAAAGACCCATAGTAAAAACAATCCCAGGTGGTGGTACATCAGGATCTCCAACATCACCAGGATCACCTATATTTGGCGCTGGTACTAGTGGAGGAGGATCGCGTGCTCCAATGCCAAAATTTAGTGGTGGATCAGGTTCTTCTCCAAGATCAAGTATAACTCCTTTATCACCACAAAGATCTTCATcattcaaaagaaattcatcattaagTGGAAGTAATTTAGGTGTTGATTCAAAGGccaataatttatttggaatgAATAAACCAATGAAAGTTTCTccaaaaaatcaaaatggatcaaaatattcaactAAGAATTcctttccaataataactAAGGCAAAACAAACACCAGGAGGATCaacagaaaataaatataataccAGTAATGCTACTCCTACTCCACTTTTagtgaaaaaaatttcaacaGATAAAGAAGTTAATTCAGCTCAACCTTCTCCAAGAAAATCTTTAAGATTACAACCAGACTACaataaagatgaagatttaaatgaaagaaGACATCCAACCAATGATGAATTAAGATTATTCAGTGTTCCTCCAGCCAGTTCTGATGAGAGAAAGAATGTTCCAAAGAAATTCCAATCAAGAGGTAGAGATTTAACAGAAAGTGAATTTCCGCATTCAAATAAACCAGGAGAAAAAAGGACTTCAACTTCTCTTTATAGCAAAGCAGGAGGGGCTGTATTAGGAGGTACCGAAGTAATTAATGGAATGGAGGTAATTATGCCTTCTGATGAGGTTCAAGAGAGAAAAATTGGAAATGATCAATTTAGTAATCAACATAAAAATAGCTTGAATAGAGGTGATTCCTTTTCTGGGAATAAAGTTGTTGTTGATATTCCAAATCCGAATGATACAAGACCGAGAAACTCAATTTTAAATACTAAGATTGTCCCAAAACACAATAAAAATTCAGCTCCAGTTATAGTACCGGTACCAGTTCCTGTTCCAGCTTCAGCTCAAACTCCTGTTCCAACTCCAGCTCCAGCTCCAGCTCCAGCTCCGGCTCCAAATTCTATTCAAACAAGATTATCATCCAATGGAAATATTAGTAAATCCAGTGGAATGAATAACCTAAGACGGTCcatttcaaaaaagaaaggcTTTAAAACAATTGTTGAAGCTATGGTAAATATTGAAccagaagaaaatgatgaaaataatggaaatcAAGGAGCCATTTCTGGATTAGGTGTACCAATAGTTTTaggtaataataataatttattaggACCAGATGGATTAACAATACCAACAACAAATCATAGAGTATCGGAATCTCAAGTTGTTAATTATGATGAAGAACTTGCAAATGAAGGCAAAGCTGTAGGTAGAACTAGTGTACAAATGGTAAAGATGGGTGAAATCCAAAACCAACAACAAAAGCTTAAAAGTTCGACCAGTCTTGAACATGGTAATACATTTAAACTTGATGAACATGGACTTACTGGACATCTTAAATGGCTTTATGGAGAAGAAACTCAAATTGATATTGCTGTTGGACCTTATGCAAAAGAACTTCCATTAGATGCTATTAAAGTTGATAAATCATATCATGTTAGTGAATTAGACCCAATTTCTCAAACAAAAATTGCTTCcaaattcagaaaatgGGTTAATCCAATACATGGAAGAATATTTGTTGTATTAACAACATCATTTGCTCTAGTTGGTGTTTTCTTCCAATCTCTCATTTACAATCGTCTTAATAAATGGGATAATGGTAATTGTGGTGGTGTATATGTTGAATCTTTCAGTATGAACTCTATGCTTGGACCTTGTTCAAAAACTTTAAGTGCTCTTGGAGGTTTAGTTGTTAATGAATTAAGACAAGGTGAAATGATTCGTATGTTTTGGGCAATGTGGATGCATACTGGATTTATACATATTGGATTTAATGTAATATCTCAAGCTCAATTAGGATATATGATTGAACCAGATTGGGGCATTTTACGTTTCTTCTTATTATTCTTCTTATCAGGTGTTGGTGGTAATCTAGCAGTAGCAGTAATATCTCCTTGTTCACTAACTGTTGGAAGTTCTGGTGgtttatttggaattacAGCAGCTTCAATTCCATATACTTTTGAGAATTGGAATAATCTTCCTGCACCAATGTTTATGTTCATTTTTAGTTTATTTTCGCTTATTATTGGTATGATTTTATCATTTACAGGTGTAACAAATCCATGGGCGCATATTGGTGGTTTTGTAGTTGGTATACTTTATACATTCGCTACAATGAAAGCTTGTAAAGGTTGTTCTCCTGAGGATAGATTAGATAGATATAATAGAATGGCAGCTCTTCCATTATTTCGACTTTTTATGAAACAAGATAAAGAATGGATTAATCGTCAACTTGAggagaagaaaataagaaagattgaaaaaagaaatgcCAAAATCGCTGAGCAATGGAGAAAAAACCAACgtataaagaaaaatgctttaattaaacaaatgAAGATTGAACAGATCCAAGGAGAAATTACTGATAGTCTTGGTTTAATTGTAGATGAAAATGGAATAAAAAGGCGTACAGATTTAACCATTTTGATTGATCGTATTCCAACTGAAAAGATACCAATAAAgaacaaaattaaaatatatttcaagaaTCGTATTAAAAGTCTTCgtgaaaagaaattattgtGGACTTTTAGAATCTTATCAGGAATTTTACTCTTATTTTACTTTGTTATTGGTTGGCTTGGAACTTTCTATCCTCCATTATATTGGCCAAATCCAATTGGTGTAATATCTTTTTCTGATGGAGCAACATCATGTGGATGCTGTTATGTTAATGATGTATACACATGTGGTAGTAATccagaatttattaaatggTGTGAAAGTAAAGGATCATCAGCTCAGCCAAAGAGAACTGTATTTGGATATGATTTTTCTTGA
- a CDS encoding CpTSP8,predicted extracellular protein with 3 TSP1 repeats, an EGF domain and a C-terminal transmembrane domain. adjacent TSP domain containing gene., producing MLEFRQYDLKFMKIRRILYFILIHILIFNILEINSLPPSFSWTKAWKDITSEGLVYTFSSNKLPWYSGVSFRIVGKFNAENDKETLVTIQNGDLYHCKLMINFAAQTVDVESTGYTSEERWARSYAYFPFPYKPKLMDLDLVVEKLRWPGGFYFYISGSGPYYPCHSIVYSNVNKLTFGNGQNNFSKYKITRNVPLADPYRRTYFWDEFQQRYYFDDKNLYYVNSTGIDEKSGVPNGDRIPKNYKSWPEELEIHLHSASMYPVNDKRYGWGGTVAVFTSDQSQFYYRMNGFFATLSSNSYCLSSGVLLSGTSYTVSGDYPFDFDNPGQPFNSILINKKFGVDVFVRESLWSLGTIFHCGVHSYKPESVGLIYPNEAGVYSTTRFAISTLDCEYSQWSSWLPCTSTCNGGTTYRWRYPLNEVMAGGLECTITSQISACNSDVECLPCGFTDWGSWSPCSASCDGGLTIRTRELTHSAPGCDSLLKETSSCNSSPCPVDCVLSFWSPWTGCSKFLCEGTKSRYRVVVREAMNGGTACPSSNQLRQVVECSGCEGICDTQLEPICQNSGECFNIGNDGYYCKCAEGFYGRNCTISSDNKFNIILGTSSGLAVGLLVILFILLLGRSRN from the exons atgttAGAATTTAGACAATATGATTTAAAGTttatgaaaataagaagaattttatattttatattaatacatattcttatatttaatattttagaaataaattctttaccACCAAGTTTCAGTTGGACAAAAGCATGGAAAGATATTACCAGTGAAGGGTTAGTATATACATTTAGTTCAAATAAGCTACCTTGGTATTCTGGAGTATCTTTTAGGATTGTGGGTAAATTTAACgcagaaaatgataaagaaaCTTTGGTAACAATTCAGAATGGTGATTTATACCACTGTAAGTTGATGATAAATTTTGCAGCACAAACAGTAGATGTGGAATCTACAGGATATACTTCAGAAGAGAGATGGGCTAGATCTTATGCTTACTTTCCATTTCCGTATAAGCCAAAATTGATGGATCTTGACTTGGTAGTTGAGAAATTAAGATGGCCAGGAGGGTTTTACTTTTATATTTCAGGAAGTGGACCATATTATCCTTGTCATAGCATAGTGTATTCAAATGtgaataaattaacttttgGTAATGGACAAAATAACTTtagtaaatataaaattacaAGAAATGTTCCTTTGGCAGATCCTTATAGAAGGACTTATTTCTGGGATGAATTTCAACAAAGATACtattttgatgataaaaatttgtattatgTAAATAGTACCGGAATTGATGAGAAATCTGGAGTACCAAATGGTGATAgaattccaaaaaattataaatctTGGCCAGAAGAACTAGAAATACATCTACATTCAGCAAGTATGTATCCAGTTAATGATAAAAGATACGGATGGGGAGGTACAGTAGCAGTATTTACAAGCGATCAGAGTCAGTTTTATTATAGAATGAATGGATTTTTTGCAACTTTGTCAAGTAATTCATATTGTTTAAGTTCGGGTGTATTATTAAGTGGTACAAGTTATACAGTTAGTGGAGATTATccttttgattttgataatcCAGGTCAACCTTTCAAT TCGATATTGATTAACAAAAAGTTCGGAGTTGACGTTTTTGTAAGAGAGTCATTATGGTCATTGGGAACCATATTTCATTGTGGAGTGCACTCATATAAACCAGAATCAGTAGGATTAATTTATCCAAATGAAGCAGGAGTGTATTCAACTACAAGATTTGCAATATCTACATTGGATTGTGAGTATTCTCAATGGTCATCTTGGCTTCCTTGTACAAGTACTTGCAATGGTGGAACAACTTATAGATGGAGATATCCATTAAATGAGGTTATGGCAGGAGGATTAGAATGTACTATAACTTCCCAGATTTCTGCTTGTAATTCGGATGTGGAGTGTTTGCCATGTGGATTCACTGATTGGGGAAGTTGGTCTCCTTGCTCAGCTTCTTGTGACGGAGGGCTTACAATCAGGACAAGAGAATTGACCCACTCTGCTCCTGGTTGTGATTCTTTGCTTAAAGAAACATCTTCATGTAATTCTTCTCCATGCCCAGTCGATTGTGTTCTCTCTTTTTGGTCTCCTTGGACTGGTTGCTCAAAGTTTTTATGCGAGGGAACCAAATCAAGATATAGAGTAGTTGTGAGGGAGGCAATGAATGGAGGTACTGCATGTCCGTCATCTAATCAGTTAAGACAGGTTGTGGAATGTTCAGGATGCGAGGGAATTTGTGATACTCAGTTAGAACCAATATGCCAGAATAGTGGTGAATGTTTTAATATAGGCAACGATGGATATTATTGTAAATGTGCAGAAGGATTTTATGGTAGAAACTGTACAATTTCATCTGATAACAAgtttaatatcattttaGGTACATCTTCTGGACTGGCTGTTGGATTACTAGTAATACTATTTATATTGTTGTTAGGTAGATCACGTAATTGA
- a CDS encoding CpTSP9, extracellular protein with 3 TSP1 domains and an EGF domain yields the protein MLSCHIINGIILIGLLFFLRFDNISSQIADFRLPETRLCTNPYTFGFAIEQDTDIQLIDDDIWPLNQVFSAGGSISDNGFQILFATAKKNSYELIISVYPLLTTVVRECTYEGKVVRRLKSVVEHSPRFEKWPFFDKWVISFQRQEYGISISFNQGYTESLFWKRCLNEPIVSVKVESKDAYLSADQVDCIVSEWSSWSQCSSSCQIGTRSRTRLILRPASFEGTTCPNLIENEGCNTSISCEDCAYSSWSPWSECSVTCQGGFRSRTRKLIWKSDIKGRCEDNESDIESCNEQSCPVNCRLSSWTSWSICSSTCGPGNKMRYRIILAQSDLGGVQCPTEKEITERASCQLQECEKSCSTGEICKNGGTCIDIPNSGFSCECAEDYFGKFCEHKKYSWWVYFVFCIATQIIIGAIVKSTFLSRPAPITETPVTYNQEYAFNDYPTAFDQNTDISGVF from the exons ATGTTGTCTTGccatattattaatggcataatattaattggtttattattttttttaagatttgataatataaGTTCACAAATTGCAGATTTTCGTCTGCCTGAAACTCGCTTATGCACCAATCCATATAC TTTTGGATTTGCAATAGAACAAGATACTgatattcaattaatagATGATGATATTTGGCCTTTAAATCAAGTCTTCTCTGCCGGTGGTAGTATTTCTGACAATGGattccaaatattgttTGCAACcgcaaaaaaaaattcttatGAATTGATCATTTCAGTTTATCCATTGCTCACTACAGTAGTAAGAGAATGTACTTATGAAGGAAAAGTTGTAAGAAGGCTTAAATCCGTAGTAGAACATTCCCCAAGATTTGAAAAATGGCCATTCTTTGATAAGTGGGTTATTAGCTTTCAAAGACAAGAATATggaatttcaatttcttttaacCAAGGTTATACTGAATCTTTATTTTGGAAAAGATGTCTAAATGAACCAATAGTCAGCGTTAAGGTAGAATCAAAAGATGCCTATCTTTCAGCTGACCAAGTTGATTGTATCGTATCAGAATGGAGTTCTTGGTCCCAATGTAGTTCAAGTTGTCAGATAGGTACTAGATCAAGAACtagattaatattaagacCAGCTTCTTTTGAAGGTACCACATGTCCAAACTTGATAGAAAATGAAGGATGTAACACTAGCATATCTTGTGAAGATTGTGCCTATTCTTCTTGGTCTCCTTGGAGTGAGTGTAGTGTTACTTGCCAAGGTGGATTTCGTTCTCGAACTAGAAAGCTGATTTGGAAATCTGACATTAAAGGGAGATGTGAAGATAATGAATCAGATATAGAATCTTGTAATGAACAAAGTTGTCCAGTAAATTGTAGACTCTCAAGCTGGACTTCATGGAGTATATGCTCTTCTACTTGTGGTCCAGGTAATAAGATGAGATatagaattattttagCTCAATCAGATCTTGGTGGAGTACAGTGTCCGACAGAAAAGGAAATTACTGAGCGTGCTTCATGTCAACTTCAAGAATGCGAAAAATCTTGTTCAACTGGAGAAATTTGCAAAAATGGTGGGACTTGTATTGATATCCCTAATAGCGGTTTTTCTTGTGAATGTGCTGAAGATTATTTTGGTAAATTTTGTGAACACAAGAAATATAGCTGGTGGgtttattttgttttttgcATTGCTAcacaaattattattggagCAATTGTAAAGAGTACATTCCTTTCAAGACCTGCACCAATTACTGAAACGCCAGTTACTTACAACCAAGAATATGCTTTCAATGATTATCCGACAGCATTTGATCAAAATACTGACATTTCTGGtgttttttaa
- a CDS encoding swift like BRCT domain, whose translation MYIRSESEEELKHGEEIDEVGCLLIFDETYKSVIDSFPLNEGKNYVCGSTRSVFEPINEKSKKRAKNTKFKGNSKINNEDYHAIIYVEHGEFFVEDNNTDIGTFRKNLKYKIQPNCKYELIPGEDLYFGNLKTKLIRYDSMDSIETPRWKRHSIENNDNNHHQIQLENIEESPKTNHIEDIDLNKSKKKSLGNESTSTLNDDIENDSLLSNRPKRKSPKCIKDEKMNNLPLLKSNNTDKVILLWTGCTPTSKDMELIKRANITSIDSEDLEFMSDQVTHVVSSSIKRTLKFLWAISKGLPIISPSTLRNILNSNRNKDLSYNEFNDLCMNQLLSDLEGEKKFGFSLKNSICKAQNNIPIFNNYKFVISPNIKVPSISEISWLLKSSNAEIIQFEKANKIQDKSNLIFIGTVLDSNKLFK comes from the coding sequence ATGTATATTAGAAGTGAATcagaagaagaattaaagCATGGggaagaaattgatgaagTTGGttgtttattaatatttgatgaaaCATATAAATCAGTTATTGATTCCTTTCCATTGAATGAAGGAAAGAATTATGTATGTGGATCAACAAGATCAGTTTTTGAAccaattaatgaaaaatctaaaaagaGAGCAAAGAATACAAAATTCAAGGGTAAtagtaaaattaataatgaagattATCATGCAATAATATATGTTGAACATGGTgaattttttgttgaagATAATAACACTGATATTGGTACATTCcgaaaaaatttgaaatataaaattcaaccaaattgtaaatatgaattaattCCAGGGGAGGATTTATATTTTGGTAATTTAAAAACTAAATTAATAAGGTATGATTCTATGGATTCAATTGAGACACCAAGATGGAAAAGGCATagtattgaaaataatgataataatcatcatcaaataCAGTTAGagaatattgaagaaagtCCAAAAACTAATCATATAGAAgatattgatttaaataaaagtaaaaagAAATCTTTAGGAAATGAGTCAACATCAACATTaaatgatgatattgaaaatgattctTTACTTTCAAATAGGCCAAAAAGGAAATCTCCTAAATgtattaaagatgaaaagaTGAATAACTTACCATTGTTAAAAAGTAACAATACAGataaagtaatattattatggACTGGATGTACCCCAACAAGTAAAGATATGGAGTTAATTAAGAGAGCAAATATAACTTCAATAGATTCTGAAGATCTTGAATTTATGTCTGATCAAGTTACACACGTAGTatcatcttcaataaaGAGAAcattgaaatttttatgGGCAATATCAAAAGGTCTTCCCATAATATCTCCATCTACattaagaaatatattaaattcgaatagaaataaagatttaagctataatgaatttaatgatttatgTATGAATCAATTACTTTCTGATTTGGAAGGTGAAAAGAAGTTTGGTTTTTCTCTTAAGAACTCTATTTGTAAAGcacaaaataatattccaatattcaataattataagTTTGTTATTTCCCCAAATATAAAAGTTCCTTCCATTAGTGAAATCTCATGGTTATTAAAGTCAAGTAATGctgaaattattcaatttgaAAAAGCTAATAAAATTCAAGACAAAtctaatttaatatttatcgGTACTGTATTGgattctaataaattatttaagtaa